The following are from one region of the Leptospira andrefontaineae genome:
- a CDS encoding NRDE family protein: MCTSLIYRDPSKGILGVGFNRDESVKRKPSLLPQLLESNSGKAIAPIDGEAGGTWIGITQAGEIVCLVNYYEATLKLLRNPVSRGLLVRSILLGERTAESYTDAELEKYYPFKLFKASKEKTEIFIWDGKVYQTETDSETFSVFGSSFTQGPKAQVVRRETFDNNFRPSSLPDATDFANIAKSFLSSHLPEQGALSPCMHRRDAHSVSRTVIVLDGASVYFSYKNSQPCEEGPEEDYNFTLTEFRTSA; the protein is encoded by the coding sequence ATGTGCACTTCTTTGATATATAGAGACCCAAGCAAAGGAATACTTGGAGTCGGATTTAATAGAGATGAATCCGTAAAAAGAAAACCTTCTCTCCTTCCTCAATTATTGGAATCAAATTCCGGAAAAGCTATCGCGCCAATTGATGGAGAAGCAGGAGGAACTTGGATAGGAATCACCCAAGCAGGAGAAATTGTCTGTTTAGTGAACTATTACGAAGCCACGTTAAAATTACTGCGCAATCCTGTGAGTAGAGGTCTACTAGTCCGCTCCATTCTACTTGGAGAAAGAACTGCGGAGTCTTATACGGATGCTGAACTGGAAAAATATTATCCATTCAAACTATTCAAGGCTAGCAAAGAGAAGACTGAAATTTTTATCTGGGACGGCAAAGTTTACCAAACAGAAACGGACTCGGAAACATTTTCAGTTTTCGGAAGTTCTTTTACACAAGGACCTAAGGCCCAAGTAGTCAGAAGAGAAACCTTCGATAATAATTTTCGTCCTTCTTCCCTTCCGGATGCCACAGATTTTGCAAATATAGCTAAGTCATTCTTATCGTCTCATCTACCGGAACAAGGCGCTCTATCGCCTTGTATGCATAGAAGAGACGCACATTCCGTGTCCAGAACGGTAATCGTTTTAGATGGAGCTTCCGTTTATTTCTCTTACAAGAATTCTCAGCCCTGCGAAGAGGGACCTGAAGAGGATTACAATTTCACTTTGACTGAATTTCGAACTTCTGCATGA
- a CDS encoding DUF4178 domain-containing protein, which yields MSELSCPNCGAPVPIINKASVYAVCSSCKTLSLKKDVNLEKIGTAGELADDHSIIQLGTQGNYNGTPFRVIGRIQLKFELGFWNEWHLMEGDGSSAWLGEAQGSYYYTKLNVGIPTDKIPTLEGDEDPIVITSGRRERITPGDSFYLGENWTLKEIMKATCIGGEGELPIGFQTGYEAVLLDLASEDGLFGTLDYSESPALLFSGNFSPLEELHLTGLRQEEVAYGQAQIPAKSIECKGCGASLNQFSPDFSKSLACEYCGSVMDTESDDLKIIAKFDQVSKDNVLLPLGTPIKLPNFPESKVIGVLRKSTEVDDETYTWTDYLLRYRGGYAWLNENGDNWTYFEPLPGVPKWAPGLKRIFQKRSYKWFANSDANTDFALGEFYWKVSAGEKAQLEDYISPPYMISSERTDKELFWSKGVFIPFDTMKSAVPLDTASKLRKPEIVGVCEPNPFKIRLIRNLWVAAALTAVFLVFQVYGCIKAKNQVVYEGKFKYVQTSTPNAEIGSSSFRDNSFVTDVFELKGSANENVEIQIEAPNIDNKYIFFSAALINEDTDTAYDTSIETSYYHGVDDGESWSEGSRSDSKSLAEIPPGRYYLRLESQSDFPEGWGSVYNVKIIRDVMSPAPFFLFSIFLWLPLIYTFFRSYSFESKRV from the coding sequence GTGTCCGAACTAAGTTGTCCTAATTGCGGAGCCCCGGTCCCCATCATAAATAAGGCATCCGTTTACGCGGTTTGCTCCAGTTGTAAAACTCTCTCCCTCAAAAAAGATGTGAATCTTGAAAAGATCGGCACAGCAGGAGAACTCGCTGACGATCATTCCATCATACAACTTGGGACCCAAGGGAACTATAACGGCACTCCGTTTCGAGTAATAGGAAGGATCCAACTCAAATTCGAATTAGGCTTTTGGAACGAATGGCATCTCATGGAAGGAGATGGAAGTTCCGCATGGTTAGGAGAAGCCCAAGGTTCTTATTATTATACAAAACTAAATGTTGGAATTCCGACAGACAAGATCCCAACCTTAGAAGGTGACGAAGATCCGATCGTAATCACCTCCGGTAGAAGAGAAAGGATCACTCCTGGAGACAGTTTTTACTTAGGAGAGAACTGGACCCTAAAAGAAATCATGAAAGCCACCTGTATAGGTGGAGAAGGTGAACTCCCTATTGGGTTCCAAACCGGATACGAAGCAGTCTTGTTGGATCTTGCAAGTGAAGACGGATTGTTCGGAACCTTGGACTATTCAGAATCTCCTGCATTATTATTTTCCGGAAATTTTTCTCCCTTAGAAGAGTTACACTTAACCGGCCTTAGGCAAGAAGAAGTCGCATATGGACAGGCTCAGATACCTGCGAAGTCCATAGAATGTAAAGGTTGCGGAGCATCTCTCAATCAATTCAGTCCTGATTTTTCTAAATCTTTAGCATGTGAATATTGTGGATCCGTAATGGATACGGAAAGTGACGATCTTAAGATCATCGCTAAATTTGATCAAGTTTCCAAAGATAATGTCCTTCTTCCTTTAGGAACTCCTATCAAACTTCCGAACTTCCCCGAATCCAAGGTAATTGGAGTATTACGAAAATCTACTGAAGTAGACGACGAAACTTATACTTGGACAGACTATCTTCTTCGATACAGAGGAGGATATGCTTGGCTGAACGAAAATGGGGACAACTGGACTTATTTCGAACCTCTTCCTGGAGTTCCTAAATGGGCGCCTGGGCTGAAACGTATCTTCCAGAAAAGATCCTATAAGTGGTTCGCTAATTCTGATGCAAATACGGACTTTGCGTTAGGGGAATTTTACTGGAAGGTCTCTGCAGGGGAAAAAGCACAACTCGAAGATTATATTTCTCCACCTTATATGATCTCTTCCGAAAGAACGGATAAGGAACTTTTTTGGTCCAAGGGAGTATTTATTCCTTTTGATACGATGAAGTCCGCGGTTCCTTTGGATACTGCTTCTAAATTAAGAAAACCTGAAATAGTCGGAGTATGTGAACCGAATCCGTTCAAGATCAGATTAATAAGAAATCTATGGGTGGCCGCAGCTCTCACTGCAGTCTTTTTAGTATTCCAAGTATATGGATGTATCAAGGCTAAGAACCAAGTAGTCTATGAAGGAAAATTCAAATATGTCCAGACATCGACTCCGAACGCAGAGATAGGAAGTTCAAGTTTCAGAGACAATTCTTTCGTAACGGACGTATTCGAACTAAAAGGATCTGCAAATGAGAATGTTGAAATTCAGATAGAAGCTCCTAATATAGATAATAAGTATATATTTTTCTCCGCTGCTTTGATTAATGAAGACACCGATACAGCTTACGACACTTCTATCGAGACCAGTTATTATCATGGAGTGGACGATGGTGAATCCTGGTCGGAAGGTTCCAGATCGGATTCTAAATCATTGGCAGAAATCCCTCCAGGAAGATATTATCTTAGATTAGAAAGCCAATCTGATTTCCCGGAAGGCTGGGGTTCTGTTTACAACGTGAAGATCATAAGAGACGTGATGAGTCCAGCTCCATTCTTCTTATTTTCTATCTTCCTATGGCTTCCTTTGATCTATACTTTTTTCAGAAGTTATTCTTTCGAATCCAAAAGAGTTTAA
- a CDS encoding PilZ domain-containing protein, whose protein sequence is MAGTNSLFDDKYEYRDPSQQKRKNARVKITIDGDFIVKGRTQRFPVFIVDIGTGGAGIETRTSVFEGDRIILFGNINGKNMELESEVIRVSGKKANVIFISLSEEDKDLIQDLIHKKFFDKDKKPLS, encoded by the coding sequence ATGGCGGGCACTAATTCCCTTTTCGACGATAAATACGAATACCGGGACCCTTCTCAACAGAAGAGGAAGAACGCTCGCGTCAAAATCACCATCGACGGCGATTTTATAGTTAAGGGTAGGACCCAAAGATTTCCGGTATTCATCGTTGATATAGGAACTGGAGGAGCCGGCATAGAGACCCGCACTTCCGTTTTCGAAGGAGACCGGATCATCCTATTCGGGAATATCAACGGCAAAAACATGGAACTCGAATCAGAAGTGATCCGAGTCTCCGGAAAAAAAGCAAACGTAATCTTCATCAGCCTTTCGGAAGAAGATAAAGATCTTATCCAAGACCTGATCCACAAAAAGTTTTTCGACAAAGACAAAAAGCCTCTATCTTAA
- a CDS encoding adhesin OmpL37 family surface protein, producing MGSKRNITYIILLFAFIILPFGQTKADLDSNRATALVRVERGLKQNEFHLKAINSTISNYGTEEDKALFRRCLQHHIETFTLYLQFDLSHSYDEMRQTQRLLVILYGKAVETSASSVRRELDFLSKYALRTKDAEARHHLEMGYREYGASNQKKTIADNTRPYLPGIKTQYLYEALKLLKQSREYVILLSLKFLSDFEPDLQTTEFEEIYNEINRAMFSKADYYNRIHFDNHFHIFNSPNLYEATWENPGLQELEKALGDIDPASDRARRMAKRSVIP from the coding sequence ATGGGATCGAAAAGAAATATTACATACATCATTCTTCTTTTCGCATTTATTATCCTTCCTTTTGGACAAACAAAGGCAGACTTAGACAGTAATAGAGCGACCGCTTTAGTCCGAGTAGAAAGAGGATTAAAACAAAACGAATTTCATTTAAAAGCGATCAACAGTACCATCTCTAATTACGGAACGGAAGAAGATAAGGCTTTATTCCGTAGATGTTTGCAACATCATATAGAGACATTCACTCTATATTTACAATTCGATCTTTCGCACTCTTACGATGAGATGCGCCAAACCCAAAGATTATTAGTGATATTATATGGTAAGGCAGTAGAAACTTCCGCATCTAGTGTGAGAAGAGAATTGGATTTTTTATCCAAATATGCTCTTAGAACAAAAGACGCAGAAGCAAGGCATCATTTGGAAATGGGATATAGAGAATACGGAGCCTCTAACCAAAAGAAAACAATCGCAGATAATACAAGACCTTATTTACCTGGGATCAAAACCCAATATTTATACGAAGCTCTGAAATTATTGAAACAATCCAGAGAATACGTCATTCTTCTTTCCTTAAAATTCCTTTCGGATTTCGAACCGGATCTGCAAACCACAGAATTCGAAGAAATTTATAATGAGATCAACCGTGCAATGTTCAGTAAAGCGGACTATTATAATAGGATCCATTTCGATAATCATTTTCATATCTTCAATTCTCCCAATCTATACGAAGCAACATGGGAAAATCCAGGCCTGCAAGAATTGGAAAAAGCTTTGGGAGATATAGATCCGGCAAGCGATCGGGCAAGAAGAATGGCGAAACGCTCTGTCATCCCCTAA
- the cueR gene encoding Cu(I)-responsive transcriptional regulator: MNIGEVAKLSGVNPKLVRHYESIGLVSKPVRADSGYRLYSEKDIHTLRFIKRARGLGFSLPEIKQLLGLWKNKSRASAQVKSLAMTHVKEMQAKILELQSMCDTLTHLAKHCHGDHRPDCPILEELEGE, encoded by the coding sequence ATGAATATCGGAGAAGTCGCCAAATTATCCGGAGTAAACCCGAAATTAGTCCGGCATTACGAATCTATCGGATTAGTGTCCAAACCCGTTCGTGCGGATTCCGGATATAGATTGTATTCAGAAAAAGACATACACACATTGAGATTTATCAAAAGAGCCAGAGGCCTTGGATTTTCATTGCCTGAGATTAAACAATTATTGGGACTTTGGAAGAATAAATCCAGAGCAAGCGCTCAGGTCAAATCCCTTGCAATGACTCATGTAAAAGAAATGCAGGCCAAAATTTTAGAATTACAATCTATGTGTGACACTCTCACTCATTTAGCAAAACATTGCCATGGAGATCATAGACCGGATTGTCCAATCTTAGAAGAGTTAGAAGGAGAATAG
- a CDS encoding copper-transporting P-type ATPase — MDEHSHHQHGPHPLTHKVSEPVRPFKKTEYVCPMHPEIRRDKPGDCPICGMTLVPQGGEPDSDEEDKEIRSLFGKFVLSTILTLPLFFLAMSEMFFPHSVSEFTFGFGDRIQFVLSSLVFWGPGFFLVRKGIISFKSMNLNMYSLILIGVGAAYLFSTVALFFSDFFPDSLHSHGKAALYFEAASVILTLVILGEYLQARAQRRTGGAIQALLGLSPKTAHLLEGNSEREIQIEEIRVGDRLRVKPGEKIPIDGKIEEGSSYVEESMLTGEPLPVKKEKGDRVFGATVNQTGSFVLIADKVGSETALSQIIHMVEEAQRSKAPIQGLADRVAGWLVPFVLLISAITFCIWYFFGPEPSLSYAVLNSLSVLIIACPCALGLATPISVMVGVGIGAQNGILIRNAEALEKTEKGTVLFTDKTGTLTEGRPRVTEIYPENERVLKLASALESRSEHPIAKAIVRKAEESGLLIPDVIDFSSITGNGVTGKIEGKSVYIGKKKFLNVKEISEDLLKNEEVFLNQGKTVVWVAEDEKYIGIISVADPIKETTPKAVSDIGSFGIRIVMLTGDAKVSAKKVGDQIGIQEIYSELSPEGKREIVKAAKKETEILLVAGDGINDAPALSESDVGIAMGSGTEIAIQSASITLVKGDLLGISKAIRLSKATMKNIKMNLFFSFAYNFLGIPIAAGLLYPFFGILLSPMIAGAAMSLSSVSVVMNALRLRKIELY; from the coding sequence ATGGACGAACATTCTCATCACCAGCACGGTCCTCATCCGTTAACACATAAGGTCTCAGAACCTGTAAGACCATTCAAAAAAACTGAATATGTTTGCCCGATGCATCCTGAAATACGCAGAGATAAACCGGGAGATTGTCCGATCTGCGGAATGACTTTAGTGCCTCAAGGAGGAGAGCCCGACTCCGATGAGGAAGATAAGGAGATCCGCTCCCTATTCGGTAAATTTGTATTATCAACTATCTTAACACTCCCCTTATTTTTTTTGGCAATGTCTGAGATGTTTTTTCCTCATTCAGTTTCCGAATTCACTTTCGGCTTTGGAGATCGTATACAATTTGTCTTATCTTCTCTGGTATTTTGGGGACCTGGATTCTTCTTGGTGAGAAAAGGGATCATCTCCTTCAAGAGTATGAACCTGAATATGTACAGCCTGATCCTAATAGGAGTGGGTGCGGCTTATTTATTTTCCACTGTAGCACTTTTCTTTTCCGATTTTTTTCCGGATTCTCTTCATTCTCACGGTAAGGCTGCTTTATATTTCGAAGCCGCTTCCGTTATTCTCACCTTAGTAATATTAGGCGAATATCTTCAAGCCAGAGCACAGAGAAGGACCGGAGGCGCGATCCAAGCTCTCCTAGGTTTGTCTCCTAAAACCGCTCATTTGCTGGAAGGAAATTCAGAAAGAGAGATCCAAATAGAAGAGATCCGAGTAGGAGATAGGCTTAGAGTTAAACCGGGAGAAAAAATCCCAATCGATGGTAAGATAGAAGAAGGTTCCAGCTACGTGGAAGAGTCCATGCTAACCGGAGAACCACTTCCTGTAAAAAAAGAAAAAGGGGATCGTGTATTCGGTGCCACGGTAAATCAAACCGGAAGTTTTGTTTTGATAGCGGATAAGGTAGGATCCGAAACTGCTTTATCACAGATCATTCATATGGTGGAAGAAGCTCAGAGGAGTAAGGCACCTATTCAAGGTTTGGCGGATCGTGTGGCGGGTTGGCTCGTTCCTTTTGTTCTTCTTATCTCTGCTATTACTTTTTGCATTTGGTATTTTTTCGGTCCCGAACCTTCTCTTTCTTATGCTGTTCTAAATTCATTATCCGTCTTGATCATTGCTTGTCCTTGCGCTTTAGGACTTGCTACCCCTATCTCCGTAATGGTCGGAGTAGGTATCGGAGCTCAAAATGGGATCTTGATACGAAATGCAGAAGCGCTAGAAAAAACGGAGAAGGGTACGGTTCTATTTACGGATAAAACCGGAACATTGACGGAAGGACGTCCTAGGGTGACGGAAATTTATCCTGAGAATGAACGGGTCTTAAAATTGGCTTCCGCTCTGGAATCTAGGAGTGAACATCCGATTGCGAAAGCAATTGTTCGTAAGGCGGAAGAATCCGGTCTTCTTATTCCGGACGTGATCGATTTTTCTTCGATTACGGGTAACGGAGTCACCGGTAAAATAGAAGGCAAATCCGTATACATTGGTAAGAAGAAATTTTTGAATGTAAAAGAAATATCGGAAGATCTATTAAAGAATGAAGAAGTTTTTTTAAACCAAGGAAAAACAGTAGTTTGGGTCGCCGAAGACGAAAAGTATATAGGTATCATATCTGTTGCTGACCCGATCAAAGAGACAACGCCTAAGGCTGTTTCGGATATCGGATCTTTTGGGATAAGGATCGTGATGTTAACCGGAGACGCAAAAGTTTCCGCAAAAAAAGTAGGGGATCAGATCGGGATACAGGAGATCTACTCGGAATTAAGTCCGGAAGGAAAGAGGGAGATCGTAAAAGCGGCTAAAAAAGAGACTGAGATCTTATTAGTCGCAGGAGACGGTATAAATGATGCTCCAGCGCTATCCGAATCGGATGTAGGGATCGCCATGGGATCCGGAACGGAAATTGCAATCCAGAGTGCGTCCATTACTTTGGTTAAAGGAGATCTATTAGGAATATCTAAAGCGATCCGTTTGAGCAAAGCTACTATGAAGAATATTAAAATGAACCTATTCTTCTCATTTGCGTATAATTTCTTAGGAATACCGATTGCTGCAGGGTTACTATATCCTTTTTTCGGGATATTACTTTCTCCGATGATCGCAGGAGCCGCTATGAGTCTGAGTTCCGTTTCTGTAGTGATGAATGCTCTTCGTCTCAGAAAAATCGAATTATATTAA
- a CDS encoding MFS transporter has translation MKKITKAVWILSFISLFTDVSSEMLYPIMPLYLKSIGFSVVLIGVLEGFAEAIAGLSKGYFGKLSDQNGKRVPFVQFGYLLSAVSKPIMGFFTFPFWIFLSRTMDRLGKGIRTGARDALLSDEATPETKGTVFGFHRSMDTLGAVIGPTFALIFLYFYPQNYSVLFFISAIPGLSAFLISGLLSEKKKEKLITEENANFLSSFLYWKNAPISYKKLVVGLLIFGLINSSDLFLLLMAKAKGLEDSQVIGIYIFYNLIYALFSLPAGILADKIGLKPTLVFGLFVFAFVYGGMAFAEDSIHFYSLFFLYGIYAASTEGISKALITNIIPKTDSASAIGTFAGLNSIAALIASNLGGLIWFYSGPKSMFLIAALVSITVSFYFIRLSFKRSDL, from the coding sequence ATGAAAAAAATCACCAAAGCAGTCTGGATACTTTCCTTCATCAGCCTTTTTACTGATGTATCCAGCGAGATGTTATATCCAATCATGCCTCTTTACTTAAAGAGCATTGGATTCTCTGTGGTTTTGATCGGAGTTTTAGAAGGATTCGCGGAAGCGATCGCAGGACTTAGTAAAGGATATTTCGGAAAACTTTCAGACCAAAACGGCAAGAGAGTTCCTTTCGTTCAGTTCGGATATTTATTAAGTGCAGTTTCAAAACCTATCATGGGATTTTTCACATTCCCTTTTTGGATCTTCTTATCCAGGACAATGGATCGCTTGGGAAAAGGGATCAGAACAGGAGCAAGAGATGCATTACTTTCCGACGAAGCAACACCTGAAACCAAAGGTACAGTTTTCGGATTCCATCGTTCTATGGATACTTTGGGGGCTGTAATCGGGCCTACATTCGCTTTAATATTTTTGTATTTTTATCCTCAAAATTATTCCGTTCTATTTTTTATTTCGGCTATCCCAGGGCTTTCTGCATTTCTGATCTCTGGTCTTTTAAGTGAAAAGAAAAAAGAAAAACTAATAACAGAAGAGAACGCAAACTTTCTCTCTTCTTTTCTCTATTGGAAAAATGCTCCAATCTCTTATAAAAAATTAGTTGTTGGCCTTTTAATCTTTGGATTGATCAATAGTTCCGATCTTTTTCTTCTCTTAATGGCGAAAGCCAAAGGTTTAGAAGATTCACAGGTAATCGGAATATACATATTTTATAATTTAATTTACGCATTGTTTTCTCTTCCCGCGGGAATCTTAGCGGACAAGATCGGGCTCAAACCTACCTTAGTTTTCGGTTTGTTCGTATTTGCATTCGTATACGGAGGAATGGCGTTTGCAGAAGACTCAATTCACTTCTATTCCTTATTCTTTTTGTACGGGATCTATGCAGCTAGCACAGAAGGGATTTCCAAAGCACTCATCACAAATATTATCCCTAAAACGGATTCAGCTTCTGCGATAGGAACATTTGCAGGATTGAATAGTATTGCTGCTTTGATCGCAAGTAATCTTGGCGGGTTGATCTGGTTTTATTCGGGACCTAAAAGTATGTTCCTGATTGCCGCTTTAGTTTCAATAACCGTTTCTTTTTATTTCATCCGTCTTTCTTTTAAAAGATCAGATTTGTAG
- a CDS encoding heavy-metal-associated domain-containing protein: MYEIKLSGMTCEHCVKTVTRTIQSFDPTSKPSVDLSSQTARFETEKDISTLSSKLEEEGYPVLSINKE; the protein is encoded by the coding sequence ATGTACGAGATCAAATTATCAGGAATGACCTGCGAACATTGTGTAAAAACGGTTACAAGGACTATACAATCCTTCGATCCGACAAGTAAACCTTCCGTCGACTTATCCTCACAAACCGCCCGTTTTGAGACCGAGAAAGACATTTCCACATTGTCCTCAAAATTAGAAGAAGAAGGATACCCTGTTCTTTCTATCAATAAGGAATAA
- a CDS encoding heavy metal translocating P-type ATPase, whose protein sequence is MNTNIKENETSSFSPEEKTSEITLDLFGMTCANCARRIETGLNKVPGVEEARVNFGRETAFVRFNDSVQASQLFSKVESLGYSAKEHSENNYKESEELHKKERSKLKYRFLISLLLASPLFYSMVSHFSFLEFLPNPKALMHPWVQFALAFPIQFWIGFPFYKSAFRAIKNGSANMDVLVSLGTSAAFGYSFILSVLQGLQQGDLFFSSFWEEGAHIHSLPPLYYETSAVLLCFILAGKWMEAEAKGKSSSAIQTLLELKPETARIKKEEVWSEIPTEYVKKGDILQVRPGEKFPVDGLVLEGFSSVDESMLTGESLPLDKKKDSQVFGGTVNGNGTLIVQATSVGSETVLASIIKTVEEAQSSKAPIQKIADKISAVFVPAVILISLLNFLLWFFFLEAGELGSALEKSIAILVIACPCALGLATPISILVGTGKAASQGILFRNSEILETTASLDLIAFDKTGTITEGNPSVTDYKFVGEESDLLTSSASAESASSHPLGKAIVSFVKSKGYSILSPENLQTVPGLGITANINRNKIKIGKLEFFEEKENLPKSLLDIYNSWEKEGKTVVWARSENEKTPAWIIFAIEDTIRQNAKSALEKLDSLGIETLLLTGDHQSVAENISSKVGIENVHASLLPKDKAEILSDLQSIGKTVGMTGDGINDSPALAKADVGFAMGTGTGVAIETAGVVLVKGDLEKIAEAILIAKATTGNIRQNFFWALAYNTLGIPIAAAGLLAPWIAGAMMAFSSVSVVLNALRLKKKT, encoded by the coding sequence ATGAACACAAACATTAAAGAAAACGAAACTTCTTCCTTCTCCCCCGAAGAAAAAACATCCGAGATTACTTTGGATCTTTTCGGAATGACTTGTGCAAACTGCGCAAGAAGGATAGAAACGGGTTTAAACAAGGTCCCGGGAGTGGAGGAGGCTCGGGTAAATTTTGGGAGAGAGACAGCCTTTGTAAGATTTAACGATTCTGTTCAGGCGTCACAATTATTTTCTAAAGTAGAATCCTTAGGTTACTCAGCTAAGGAGCATTCTGAAAATAATTACAAAGAATCGGAAGAACTACATAAAAAGGAAAGATCTAAACTAAAATATAGATTTTTGATCTCTCTTTTATTGGCCTCCCCTCTATTTTATTCCATGGTTTCCCATTTTTCCTTTTTGGAATTCCTACCGAATCCGAAAGCTCTTATGCATCCTTGGGTACAATTTGCATTGGCATTCCCAATACAATTCTGGATCGGATTTCCATTTTATAAAAGTGCATTCAGAGCTATAAAGAACGGAAGTGCAAACATGGATGTATTGGTTTCTTTAGGAACCTCTGCAGCATTCGGATATAGTTTTATACTTTCCGTTTTGCAAGGCCTACAACAAGGAGATCTGTTCTTCTCATCTTTTTGGGAAGAAGGAGCACATATACATTCGCTTCCACCGTTATACTACGAAACATCCGCAGTATTACTCTGTTTTATACTAGCTGGAAAATGGATGGAAGCGGAGGCGAAAGGAAAAAGTTCTTCCGCGATCCAAACCTTACTAGAATTAAAGCCGGAAACTGCTCGTATTAAAAAAGAAGAAGTTTGGTCGGAAATCCCAACTGAATACGTAAAAAAAGGGGACATCTTACAAGTCAGACCTGGAGAAAAATTTCCGGTAGACGGACTGGTATTAGAAGGTTTCAGCTCCGTTGACGAATCTATGTTAACAGGTGAAAGTCTACCTCTAGATAAAAAGAAAGATAGCCAAGTCTTCGGAGGAACAGTAAACGGAAATGGAACCTTAATTGTGCAAGCAACCTCCGTTGGTTCCGAAACGGTACTTGCCTCCATTATCAAAACCGTCGAAGAAGCACAAAGCTCCAAGGCTCCCATCCAAAAGATCGCAGATAAAATTTCTGCAGTATTTGTTCCTGCAGTGATCTTAATCTCTTTGTTAAACTTTTTATTATGGTTCTTCTTTTTAGAAGCAGGAGAACTAGGTTCCGCTTTGGAAAAATCAATAGCGATCTTAGTGATTGCCTGTCCTTGTGCATTAGGACTAGCTACTCCGATTTCAATCTTAGTCGGAACGGGAAAGGCAGCAAGCCAAGGGATTTTATTCAGAAACTCAGAAATTTTAGAAACCACTGCTTCTTTAGATCTGATCGCATTCGATAAAACCGGAACCATAACCGAAGGAAATCCTTCCGTCACGGATTATAAATTTGTAGGGGAAGAATCGGATCTACTTACTTCTTCCGCATCCGCAGAATCTGCATCTTCTCACCCTTTGGGAAAAGCAATTGTTTCCTTTGTAAAATCAAAAGGTTATTCCATACTTTCTCCTGAAAATTTACAGACTGTTCCTGGGCTTGGGATCACTGCGAATATAAACCGAAATAAGATCAAGATAGGAAAATTGGAATTTTTCGAAGAAAAGGAAAATTTACCTAAAAGTTTATTAGATATTTATAATTCTTGGGAGAAAGAAGGAAAAACAGTAGTATGGGCGAGATCAGAGAATGAGAAAACTCCTGCATGGATCATTTTCGCGATAGAAGATACGATCCGACAAAATGCTAAATCCGCTTTAGAAAAACTAGATTCACTCGGGATCGAAACTTTGCTATTAACTGGAGACCACCAATCCGTAGCAGAAAATATCTCTTCCAAAGTTGGGATCGAAAACGTACATGCTTCCCTTCTTCCGAAAGATAAAGCAGAGATACTCTCTGATCTACAATCCATAGGAAAAACAGTAGGAATGACCGGAGACGGTATCAATGACTCGCCCGCATTAGCAAAAGCAGATGTAGGATTCGCGATGGGTACAGGAACAGGAGTAGCGATCGAGACCGCAGGAGTGGTTTTGGTAAAAGGAGATTTGGAAAAAATTGCAGAGGCAATCCTGATCGCTAAGGCCACTACCGGAAATATCAGACAAAATTTTTTCTGGGCGCTCGCCTATAATACTCTTGGTATCCCAATCGCGGCTGCCGGACTTTTAGCTCCTTGGATTGCGGGCGCTATGATGGCATTCAGTTCTGTTTCTGTGGTCCTAAATGCACTCCGACTTAAGAAAAAGACATAA